The DNA region TTACAAAACTTCAAATTACTTGTAGTTCACTTAGGAGGAGTTGCCAATCATTTAATTTACAAAGCAAGATTAATTCTAAGGAATGTAAATAAACACTGTATTATTATATGTGAATCACCAGTCGACCATGAAGATTTTGCCAAAATTGGTGTAAAAACTTCCAAAGTCATGCCAGATTATGAAGATATTAAAACCCAGGGAACTATTGATGATATTGTTACAGGGGTTATCCGTGGTGAAACAATTTCACAAGAAAAATTAGATGAAATTATTAGAAAAGTTAAATTAGCATTAGGAGATGCATAATTATGGTACAAATTTATCCAGGTACTTCTCAGGTTGCTCAAAACA from Methanobrevibacter sp. includes:
- the mcrC gene encoding methyl-coenzyme M reductase I operon protein C, whose product is MIGRCTHVVDCRETSGMGKGGSLAQRGTFAECGTDVCAVAMSPGRRHITKPVCEITFGLREANVLTSTMVLNAGAGVPSDAPASGGTLFGLTDKEVEQLQNFKLLVVHLGGVANHLIYKARLILRNVNKHCIIICESPVDHEDFAKIGVKTSKVMPDYEDIKTQGTIDDIVTGVIRGETISQEKLDEIIRKVKLALGDA